From a region of the Hymenobacter jejuensis genome:
- a CDS encoding glycosyltransferase family 4 protein: protein MFHSPSLAPARLLVITYYWPPSGGAGVQRSLKFVKHLPSCGIEPTVITVDPNKGAYPVLDESLAAEIPAGVRVIRTDTSEPFGSYKKLTGRQQIPYGGFANESKTSLQQRFFKFVRGNVFIPDPRRGWNKHVLQAVSDLIAAGEHFDAVLTSSPPHSSQLIGLELKKRFGLRWLADLRDPWTDIYYYKELNHTPPARWLDAWYERQVLEQADAVLVTSPDTKRLFLGKSPQLSAKKFHVLPNGYDESDFNAPSSPPTDCLLITHTGTITETYHIELFLAACAECARRHPNVPLRLRFVGKVSEEVRRQIAQNGLSGITELLAFVPHHESVTHLLHASVLLMAIPDVVPNFGILPGKVFEYLAANKPIICIGPVGSDADNLLEECGAGRAIPYDAYNAMLDHLETLVAQWLVNPNLDLPALNHARYSRKALTGRLAKLVR, encoded by the coding sequence TTGTTCCATTCCCCGTCCTTGGCCCCTGCCCGCCTCCTCGTCATTACGTATTACTGGCCGCCCTCCGGAGGCGCAGGTGTGCAGCGTAGCCTCAAGTTTGTCAAGCACTTACCGAGTTGCGGCATTGAGCCAACGGTTATTACCGTCGACCCAAATAAAGGTGCTTACCCAGTCCTCGATGAGTCGTTGGCGGCGGAAATTCCGGCGGGCGTACGCGTCATTCGCACCGATACGTCCGAGCCATTTGGGAGTTACAAGAAGCTAACCGGCCGCCAGCAGATCCCGTACGGCGGCTTTGCCAACGAGAGCAAAACGAGTTTGCAGCAACGCTTTTTCAAGTTTGTGCGCGGCAACGTGTTTATCCCCGATCCGCGTCGCGGCTGGAACAAGCATGTACTCCAAGCGGTGAGCGACTTAATTGCCGCCGGGGAGCATTTCGATGCGGTGCTGACCAGTTCTCCACCGCATTCTTCCCAACTAATCGGGCTGGAGCTAAAGAAGCGATTCGGCTTGCGTTGGCTGGCCGACTTGCGCGACCCTTGGACGGACATATACTATTACAAGGAGCTAAATCACACCCCACCTGCTCGTTGGCTTGATGCGTGGTACGAACGCCAAGTACTGGAACAGGCTGATGCCGTGCTGGTTACCAGCCCCGATACCAAACGGCTTTTTTTGGGCAAATCGCCTCAGCTGTCGGCCAAGAAATTTCATGTGTTGCCCAACGGTTACGACGAAAGCGATTTTAACGCTCCTTCTTCGCCACCCACTGACTGTCTGCTGATTACGCACACGGGCACCATCACCGAAACCTACCACATCGAGCTATTTCTGGCGGCCTGCGCCGAGTGCGCCCGGCGCCACCCCAATGTGCCGTTGCGGCTGCGTTTTGTGGGCAAAGTATCGGAAGAGGTGCGGCGGCAGATTGCGCAAAACGGGCTGTCAGGAATTACAGAACTGCTGGCCTTTGTGCCTCACCACGAGTCGGTGACGCACTTGCTGCACGCCTCCGTGCTGCTGATGGCAATCCCGGACGTGGTGCCCAATTTTGGCATCTTACCGGGCAAAGTCTTTGAGTATCTGGCTGCTAATAAGCCCATTATCTGCATTGGCCCTGTGGGGTCCGACGCAGACAATTTACTGGAAGAATGCGGCGCCGGGCGAGCCATTCCTTACGATGCCTACAACGCCATGCTCGACCATCTGGAAACCCTCGTAGCCCAGTGGCTCGTCAACCCCAACCTGGACTTGCCTGCGCTCAACCACGCCCGCTACTCCCGCAAAGCCCTGACGGGCCGGCTCGCGAAACTGGTTCGGTAA
- the pseB gene encoding UDP-N-acetylglucosamine 4,6-dehydratase (inverting), producing the protein MALDLNHKSILVTGGTGSFGKQFVQTVFEQFPQVKRLVIYSRDELKQYEMSQVFPHAKYPAIRYFIGDVRDGERLKRACEGVDILVHAAALKQVPAAEYNPMECIKTNIFGAENVINAALDCGVKDVVALSTDKAAAPINLYGATKLCSDKLFVAANNMKGRRDLRFSVVRYGNVIGSRGSVVPFFLQRRHSGVLPITHPDMTRFNISLEQGVDLVLYALENAWGGEIFVPKIPSYKITEVAKAIGPDCRQEIVGIRPGEKLHEEMITETDALSTVELDKYYVILPYTPQWDTEKFIQHFGGKRVAAGFHYDSANNDEWLDAEQIREEIRLHVDATFQA; encoded by the coding sequence ATGGCCCTCGACTTAAATCATAAATCCATCCTGGTGACCGGCGGCACCGGCTCATTCGGCAAGCAGTTTGTGCAGACCGTATTTGAGCAGTTTCCGCAGGTGAAACGCTTGGTTATTTACTCGCGCGACGAGCTGAAGCAGTACGAAATGTCGCAGGTATTCCCGCACGCCAAGTACCCGGCCATTCGTTATTTCATTGGCGATGTGCGCGACGGAGAGCGCCTGAAGCGGGCCTGCGAAGGTGTCGACATCCTTGTGCACGCCGCAGCGCTCAAGCAAGTGCCCGCCGCCGAGTACAACCCGATGGAGTGCATCAAAACCAATATTTTCGGCGCCGAAAACGTGATCAATGCTGCACTCGACTGCGGCGTGAAAGACGTGGTGGCCTTGAGCACAGACAAGGCCGCAGCGCCGATCAATCTCTACGGCGCCACGAAGCTTTGTTCCGATAAGCTGTTTGTGGCCGCCAACAACATGAAAGGCCGGCGCGATCTGCGGTTTTCGGTGGTGCGCTACGGCAACGTAATTGGCTCGCGTGGCTCGGTGGTACCGTTTTTCTTGCAGCGCCGGCATAGCGGTGTATTGCCCATCACCCACCCCGACATGACGCGCTTCAACATTTCCTTGGAGCAAGGCGTTGATCTGGTGTTGTATGCGCTGGAGAACGCTTGGGGCGGTGAGATTTTCGTGCCTAAAATTCCGAGCTATAAGATCACGGAAGTAGCCAAAGCCATCGGCCCGGATTGCCGCCAAGAGATTGTAGGCATCCGCCCCGGCGAAAAGCTGCACGAAGAAATGATCACCGAAACTGATGCCTTAAGCACTGTCGAGCTGGACAAATACTACGTGATTCTACCTTACACACCGCAGTGGGACACGGAAAAATTCATTCAGCATTTCGGGGGTAAACGCGTGGCAGCCGGCTTCCACTACGATTCGGCCAACAACGACGAGTGGCTCGACGCCGAACAGATCCGCGAAGAAATCCGGCTGCACGTAGACGCTACTTTTCAAGCTTAA